The following proteins are co-located in the Methanobacteriaceae archaeon genome:
- a CDS encoding response regulator produces MSEVKILIVEDERILALGLKKKLEKLGFMVTATASTGEDAIKSVKSDKPDLILMDIVLKGEMDGIDAAKLIISMHDIPVIYLTAYADDKTINRAAQTYPYGYLMKPYKERELKANIDMALHKFQHEQESLMDFEDVYVDVTNFIDQKNENISQTILNDYGVAGPLDIDVSLEKVYVSAERSNKDSYEVFYKLLHRLMPKFIASDSKILVYSKGDNLCLEFPKI; encoded by the coding sequence GTCAGAAGTAAAAATCTTAATTGTAGAAGATGAACGCATACTGGCATTGGGTCTGAAAAAGAAACTGGAAAAACTGGGTTTTATGGTTACAGCCACGGCTTCTACTGGTGAGGATGCCATAAAAAGCGTTAAATCAGATAAACCTGATTTAATATTAATGGACATAGTCCTCAAAGGAGAAATGGATGGAATTGACGCAGCTAAATTAATAATAAGCATGCATGATATCCCAGTTATTTATTTAACTGCCTATGCTGATGATAAAACAATTAATAGGGCCGCCCAGACTTATCCTTATGGATATTTGATGAAGCCTTATAAAGAAAGAGAACTTAAGGCCAATATTGACATGGCACTTCACAAGTTCCAGCATGAACAAGAAAGCCTAATGGATTTTGAAGATGTTTATGTGGATGTGACCAACTTCATTGATCAAAAGAATGAAAATATTAGTCAGACCATTTTAAATGATTATGGTGTGGCAGGTCCTCTGGATATTGATGTTAGTTTGGAAAAAGTCTATGTTTCTGCTGAGCGAAGCAATAAAGATTCTTATGAAGTTTTTTACAAACTTTTGCATCGTTTAATGCCTAAATTTATAGCCTCCGACTCAAAAATACTAGTATATTCTAAGGGAGATAATCTCTGTTTGGAATTTCCTAAAATATAA